In one Aromatoleum aromaticum EbN1 genomic region, the following are encoded:
- a CDS encoding HD domain-containing phosphohydrolase has product MRNTVAVPESPGPVTAYLEVTATGEVFPLHDEVVIGRDPQDSLAEGRFLCIPEHTISRRHARVCLNGGEYFIEDLHSFNGTFVLGKRLRPGVWHPLHDGDELSISSTPLAFHSLLVPPRDSAPAVIRQTVDATQYARPLEGPPQTEDGDAQGVIRKLHAMAQVGIALGAVTNAATLTEKIMNLIFELFPRAERAFILLRKNEGEVPVPVAARWRDGTVEDPEQLRISRTIVDEVLNRKLSILSVDTLADRHFGCQESIVAQDIRSVMCVPLLLEGEVLGLIQLDTSSDPCAFKGQDLEMLTGVCAEMAVALKNFQLYSDIERLLEGFVRASVQAIEERDPVTAGHSFRVAHYAENLARAVDRTDEPELRGIAFTEDQLREIRYAALLHDFGKVGVREHVLRKEKKLHHAEMRLLEQRFKYACACLERQAYRKLAELHCERELGLTAFREEKRRIEQGLRDEFARLDEFLAVIRRANEPAISYTERSHELDRILGCTVDEADGVSVPLLSDSEFAALSVSKGCLTAEERKQIESHVADSYSFLILIPWTRDLGGVPAIAHAHHEKLDGSGYPMGLRGAQISIQTRILTISDIYDALTAGDRPYKKAMPLEHALDLLDAECRAGRLDARLFRVFVESKAWAAA; this is encoded by the coding sequence ATGCGAAACACAGTGGCCGTTCCCGAGTCACCAGGCCCGGTGACCGCGTACCTCGAAGTCACCGCAACGGGCGAGGTGTTCCCCCTCCATGACGAAGTGGTGATCGGCCGGGATCCGCAGGATTCGCTGGCCGAGGGACGTTTTCTCTGCATCCCCGAACACACCATCAGCCGCCGGCATGCGCGCGTGTGCCTGAACGGGGGCGAGTATTTCATCGAGGACCTGCACTCGTTCAACGGCACGTTCGTGCTCGGCAAACGCTTGCGCCCCGGCGTCTGGCATCCGCTGCACGACGGCGACGAGCTGTCGATCTCGTCGACGCCGCTCGCGTTCCATTCGCTGCTCGTGCCGCCTCGCGACAGCGCGCCGGCCGTGATCCGGCAGACGGTCGACGCGACCCAGTATGCCAGGCCGCTCGAAGGACCGCCGCAGACCGAGGACGGTGATGCGCAAGGGGTGATCCGCAAGCTCCACGCGATGGCGCAGGTCGGCATCGCGCTCGGCGCCGTCACGAACGCGGCCACGCTGACCGAGAAGATCATGAACCTGATCTTCGAACTCTTTCCGCGCGCCGAGCGCGCCTTCATCCTGCTGCGGAAGAACGAAGGCGAGGTGCCGGTGCCGGTCGCGGCGCGCTGGCGCGACGGCACCGTCGAGGACCCGGAGCAGCTGAGGATTTCTCGCACTATCGTCGACGAGGTGCTAAACAGGAAACTGTCGATTCTCTCCGTCGACACGCTGGCGGATCGCCACTTCGGCTGCCAGGAATCGATCGTTGCACAGGACATCCGGAGCGTCATGTGCGTCCCGCTGCTGCTCGAGGGCGAGGTGCTCGGACTGATCCAGCTCGACACGTCTTCGGATCCCTGCGCGTTCAAGGGCCAGGATCTCGAAATGCTCACCGGCGTGTGTGCGGAGATGGCGGTCGCGCTGAAGAACTTCCAGCTGTACTCGGATATCGAGCGCCTGCTCGAAGGCTTCGTCCGCGCCTCGGTCCAGGCGATCGAAGAACGCGACCCGGTGACCGCCGGGCACTCGTTCCGCGTCGCGCACTACGCCGAGAACCTCGCCCGGGCGGTCGACCGCACCGACGAACCCGAACTGCGCGGCATCGCCTTCACCGAGGACCAGCTGCGCGAGATCCGTTACGCTGCGCTCTTGCACGATTTCGGCAAAGTGGGCGTGCGCGAGCATGTGCTGCGCAAGGAGAAGAAGCTCCACCACGCCGAGATGCGCCTGCTCGAACAGCGCTTCAAATACGCGTGCGCGTGCCTCGAGCGGCAGGCGTACCGGAAACTGGCCGAGCTGCACTGCGAGCGCGAACTCGGCCTCACCGCGTTCCGTGAAGAAAAGCGCCGCATCGAGCAGGGACTGCGCGACGAATTCGCGCGCCTCGACGAGTTCCTCGCCGTGATCCGCCGCGCCAACGAGCCGGCGATTTCGTACACCGAGCGCTCGCACGAGCTCGATCGCATTCTCGGCTGCACGGTCGACGAAGCCGACGGCGTTTCCGTACCGTTGCTGAGCGACAGCGAGTTCGCGGCGCTCAGCGTGTCGAAAGGCTGCCTGACGGCTGAAGAGCGCAAGCAGATCGAGTCGCACGTCGCCGATTCGTATTCGTTCCTGATCCTGATCCCGTGGACGCGCGACCTCGGCGGCGTGCCGGCGATCGCCCACGCCCATCACGAAAAGCTCGACGGCTCCGGCTACCCGATGGGGCTGCGCGGGGCGCAGATCAGCATCCAGACACGCATCCTGACGATCTCGGACATTTACGACGCGCTGACCGCCGGGGATCGCCCATACAAGAAGGCGATGCCGCTCGAACATGCGCTGGACCTGCTGGATGCCGAATGCCGCGCCGGACGGCTCGATGCGCGGTTGTTCAGGGTGTTCGTCGAATCGAAGGCGTGGGCCGCGGCCTGA